Proteins found in one Tamandua tetradactyla isolate mTamTet1 chromosome 1, mTamTet1.pri, whole genome shotgun sequence genomic segment:
- the LOC143684689 gene encoding olfactory receptor 10AG1-like produces MKHEDKNAEGNVSTVMQFVLLGFSDLPNLQGFLFGVFSMVYIIILVGNSLIIIITRLDPALQVPMYFFLANFSSLEICYVSVTLPKLLVNLWTQNRSISMLNCATQMCFLLILGASECFLLAVMAYDRYMAICNPLHYPLVMNHKMCIQLAVGSWVSGIPVQIGQTCQIFSLHFCDSNKINHFFCDIPPILRLACGDTSVHEIPVYLVAVLFVAVPFMLILASYSKIISTILRLPTAQGQAKAFSTCSSHLLIVVLLFGSGTITYLRPKANHSSGSDKLLSLFYTIVTPMFNPMIYSLRNKDVIAALRKLLLRK; encoded by the coding sequence ATGAAACATGAAGATAAAAATGCCGAAGGCAATGTTTCCACAGTGATGCAATTTGTACTCCTAGGATTTTCTGACCTTCCAAATCTCCAAGGGTTTCTCTTTGGTGTGTTCTCCATggtttatataattattttagttgGAAACAGCTTGATAATCATAATAACGAGGCTTGACCCTGCACTACAGGtacccatgtattttttcctggcaaatttttcctctttggaaatcTGTTATGTATCTGTCACTCTCCCCAAGCTTCTGGTGAACCTCTGGACTCAGAATAGAAGCATTTCTATGCTGAACTGTGCCACCCAAATGTGCTTCCTCCTTATCTTGGGAGCCAGTGAGTGTTTCCTCCTGgctgtgatggcctatgaccgctatatGGCCATCTGTAACCCTCTGCACTATCCTCTAGTCATGAACCACAAGATGTGTATCCAGCTGGCAGTTGGTTCCTGGGTCAGTGGAATCCCTGTTCAGATAGGGCAAACATGTCAgattttctctctgcatttctgtGATTCCAACAAAATTAACCATTTCTTCTGTGACATCCCCCCTATTCTGAGGCTGGCCTGTGGGGACACTTCTGTGCATGAGATACCTGTCTATTTAGTAGCAGTATTGTTTGTTGCAGTCCCTTTTATGTTGATACTTGCTTCCTACAGCAAAATCATTTCCACCATTCTGAGGTTGCCAACAGCCCAAGGACAGGCCAAAGCCTTCTCTACATGTTCTTCTCACCTGCTgattgttgttttattatttggaTCTGGTACAATCACCTATTTAAGGCCCAAAGCCAATCATTCCTCAGGAAGTGACAAACTGCTTTCTCTTTTCTACACCATCGTGACACCGATGTTTAATCCCATGATATACAGTCTTAGGAACAAGGATGTTATAGCAGCACTAAGAAAATTACTCCTTAGAAAATAG